A window from Malania oleifera isolate guangnan ecotype guangnan chromosome 7, ASM2987363v1, whole genome shotgun sequence encodes these proteins:
- the LOC131160346 gene encoding probable L-type lectin-domain containing receptor kinase S.5 gives MGLPINLLTAIIIVLIFPIATKSNAQNLGESTGYEEHQFGPFNSSYYTTFAVVPPATISNEALQVTPDSAASNFDLRNRSGRVFFNKSFRLWEDGGGAGDAAGGGRVASFHTSYLLNVYRKDTVPAEGLAFVIAPDLSLPQGSAGGFLGLTNSTTDKDPNNKIVAVELDTFKEDFDPDDNHMGLDIHSVHSNVTVSLSDRGIEIAGTKKWVVWLDYDGVRKTLAAYMAENGSAKPAAPLLNASLDLRGLVSQNSYFGFAASTGDTAQLNCVLEWNLRVEQLAAPDGGGGGGGGGGGGGGADLITKICLGIGVPAAVAVAICGLMFNLRRRKAAEDPDLVGALKSLPGTPREFRFKDLKKATNNFDEKNKLGQGGFGVVYRGVLQAAEHRQVAVKKFSRDNIKGQDDFLSELTIINLLRHKHLVRLLGWCHKNGMLLLVYDYMPNGSLDKHLFHESSTEETIKPLGWNLRYKIISGVASALHYLHNEYDQKVVHRDLKASNIMLDSNFDARLGDFGLARALENEKTSYAELEGVHGTVGYIAPECFHTGRATRESDVYGFGAVVLEVVCGQRPWAKNAGFQCLVDWVWWLNREGRILEAVDPRLGPGEYEAQEAERLLLLGLACSHPIAKERPKTPAIFQIVTRSVEPPRVQLFKPAFVWQSTTGPDVSSCNGSTGVASDTTPMTSGWTPHCASRLSDDGRYYTDSSDMV, from the exons ATGGGTCTGCCCATAAATCTACTCACTGCAATCATCATTGTTCTGATTTTTCCGATTGCTACAAAATCTAATGCTCAGAATTTGGGAGAATCAACAGGGTACGAGGAGCATCAGTTTGGGCCATTCAACAGTTCTTATTACACCACTTTTGCAGTCGTGCCGCCGGCCACAATCAGCAACGAAGCCCTCCAAGTCACTCCCGATTCCGCCGCCAGCAATTTCGACTTAAGAAACCGCTCCGGCCGTGTGTTTTTCAACAAATCTTTCAGGCTCTGGGAAGACGGCGGCGGGGCCGGAGACGCCGCCGGCGGCGGAAGGGTGGCTTCCTTCCACACCTCCTACCTTCTCAACGTTTACCGGAAGGACACGGTGCCCGCAGAGGGATTGGCCTTTGTTATAGCGCCGGACCTTAGCCTCCCGCAGGGAAGCGCCGGCGGGTTCCTGGGTCTGACCAACTCCACCACCGACAAAGACCCCAATAACAAGATCGTCGCCGTCGAGCTCGACACCTTCAAGGAGGACTTCGACCCCGACGACAACCACATGGGTCTCGACATCCACAGCGTCCACTCAAACGTCACCGTTTCGCTCTCCGACCGCGGAATCGAAATCGCCGGCACCAAGAAATGGGTGGTCTGGCTCGACTACGACGGCGTCCGCAAGACGTTGGCGGCGTACATGGCTGAGAATGGGTCGGCGAAACCCGCCGCGCCCCTTTTGAACGCGAGTCTCGATCTGAGAGGACTGGTCAGCCAGAACTCTTACTTCGGCTTCGCCGCTTCCACCGGCGACACGGCCCAGTTGAACTGCGTGCTGGAGTGGAACCTGAGGGTGGAGCAGCTGGCGGCCCCAGACGGCGGTGGCGGCGGCGGTGGTGGCGGTGGCGGCGGCGGAGGAGCGGATCTGATAACCAAGATATGCTTGGGGATAGGAGTGCCGGCCGCTGTGGCCGTGGCGATCTGTGGTTTGATGTTCAATCTGCGGCGGAGGAAGGCGGCGGAGGACCCAGATCTGGTGGGGGCCCTGAAGAGCCTGCCGGGAACGCCGAGAGAGTTCCGGTTCAAGGATTTGAAGAAGGCAACGAACAATTTCGACGAGAAGAACAAGCTGGGGCAGGGAGGATTTGGGGTGGTGTACAGAGGCGTTCTGCAGGCGGCGGAGCATCGGCAAGTCGCCGTCAAGAAATTCTCCAGAGACAACATCAAGGGTCAGGACGATTTCTTGTCTGAGCTTACCATCATCAATCTTCTCCGTCACAAACATCTTGTTCGATTACTCG GGTGGTGCCACAAAAACGGGATGCTACTGCTAGTCTATGACTACATGCCAAACGGGAGTTTAGATAAGCACTTATTCCACGAATCGAGCACGGAAGAGACAATCAAGCCTCTTGGGTGGAACTTAAGATATAAGATCATATCGGGCGTGGCATCAGCACTACATTACCTCCACAATGAGTACGACCAAAAGGTGGTGCACCGAGACCTCAAGGCGAGCAATATTATGTTAGATTCCAACTTCGATGCCCGTCTTGGGGATTTCGGGCTCGCCCGAGCCCTAGAAAACGAAAAAACCTCATACGCCGAGCTCGAGGGGGTTCATGGGACAGTGGGCTACATTGCCCCAGAGTGCTTCCACACGGGCCGGGCCACCCGAGAATCCGACGTCTACGGGTTTGGGGCAGTGGTGCTAGAGGTGGTGTGCGGGCAGCGGCCGTGGGCCAAGAACGCGGGCTTCCAGTGCTTGGTGGACTGGGTCTGGTGGCTGAACCGAGAGGGCCGAATCCTCGAGGCCGTGGACCCGAGGCTGGGCCCGGGCGAGTACGAAGCCCAAGAGGCCGAGAGACTGCTGCTTCTTGGGCTGGCGTGCTCGCACCCAATTGCGAAGGAGAGGCCCAAAACACCGGCCATATTTCAGATAGTGACGAGGTCGGTGGAGCCGCCGCGGGTGCAGCTGTTCAAGCCGGCGTTCGTGTGGCAGTCGACGACGGGGCCCGATGTGTCTAGCTGCAACGGGAGCACGGGAGTAGCGTCGGATACCACTCCGATGACGTCAGGGTGGACCCCACATTGCGCCAGCCGACTCAGCGATGACGGACGATATTATACAGATAGTTCTGACATGGTATAG